Proteins encoded in a region of the Elaeis guineensis isolate ETL-2024a chromosome 7, EG11, whole genome shotgun sequence genome:
- the LOC105032195 gene encoding aspartyl protease family protein 2-like: MASPNTTVPLFLALLLCFLLHPYPSSASLFNWSTSVKSHNSPLAAIELPTHLSFNAVTSSDGSRCTHHLDAASPSDQNHHGDSIDGENEDDDAREESSAPAASTLKLHLKHRSSKEPGAPERTKKESLLNSTHRDLSRIHTLFGRIVEKKNRNTISRLRTTAGEAGHRSIASELAEKVAASAPPELAGRLMVTLESGVSLGSGEYFMDVFVGTPPRHFSLILDTGSDLNWIQCLPCHDCFDQHGPLYDPAASSTYHNVSCADTRCGLVSPPWPCRSGDQACPYFYWYGDRSNTTGDLALETFTVNLTATDGGGGAEFRRVDEVIFGCGHWNRGLFHGAAGLLGLGRGPLSFSSQLRALYGHTFSYCLVDRDSDLTVSSKLIFGEDRSLLSHPDLNYTSFVDTAGKEDSPADTFYYVQVREILVGGEVLPIPPETWKLSAEGTGGTIVDSGTTLSYFADPAYQVIKEAFVGQAKAKYPVVDFPILSPCYNVSGVEKVEMPGFAIRFADGAVWNFPVENYFIRLDPEEVVCLAILGTPRSSLSILGNYLQQNFHIMYDMNKSRLGFAPMKCAQV, translated from the coding sequence ATGGCTTCTCCCAATACTACAGTTCCCCTCTTCTTGGCCCTCCTCTTGTGCTTTCTCCTCCATCCCTATCCCTCCTCAGCTTCTCTCTTCAACTGGAGCACCTCCGTAAAGTCCCATAATTCTCCGCTCGCCGCCATCGAATTGCCGACCCACCTCAGCTTCAACGCCGTCACCTCCTCCGATGGATCCCGCTGCACTCACCACCTCGACGCCGCCAGCCCCTCCGACCAAAATCACCACGGCGATTCCATAGACGGGGAGAACGAAGACGACGACGCTCGGGAGGAGAGCTCGGCGCCGGCGGCATCGACCTTGAAGCTCCACCTCAAGCACCGGTCGTCCAAGGAACCCGGTGCCCCCGAGCGGACTAAAAAGGAATCTCTTTTGAACTCCACCCATAGAGACCTTTCAAGAATCCATACGCTCTTCGGGAGGATCGTAGAGAAGAAGAACAGGAACACCATCTCCCGCCTGAGGACGACCGCTGGCGAGGCCGGTCACCGCTCGATCGCCTCCGAATTGGCGGAAAAGGTGGCAGCCTCGGCGCCGCCGGAGCTCGCGGGACGGCTGATGGTCACCCTGGAATCCGGCGTCAGTCTCGGCTCTGGCGAGTACTTCATGGACGTGTTCGTGGGCACGCCGCCGCGGCACTTCTCCTTGATCCTGGACACCGGCAGCGACCTGAACTGGATCCAATGCCTGCCGTGCCACGACTGCTTCGACCAGCACGGCCCCCTCTACGACCCCGCCGCCTCCTCCACCTACCACAACGTGAGCTGCGCCGACACCCGCTGCGGCCTCGTCTCGCCCCCCTGGCCCTGCCGCTCCGGCGACCAGGCTTGCCCCTACTTCTACTGGTACGGCGACCGCTCCAACACCACCGGCGACCTCGCCCTCGAGACTTTCACCGTCAACCTCACCGCCACCGACGGCGGCGGGGGCGCCGAGTTCCGCCGCGTCGACGAAGTCATATTCGGGTGCGGCCACTGGAACCGGGGACTCTTCCACGGCGCCGCCGGCCTCCTCGGCCTCGGCCGTGGGCCCCTCTCCTTCTCCTCCCAACTCCGCGCCCTCTACGGCCACACTTTCTCCTACTGCCTCGTCGACCGCGACAGCGACCTGACCGTCTCCAGCAAACTCATCTTCGGCGAGGACCGCAGCCTTCTCAGCCACCCCGATCTCAACTACACCTCCTTCGTCGACACCGCCGGTAAAGAGGACAGCCCGGCCGACACCTTCTACTACGTCCAGGTAAGGGAGATACTCGTCGGCGGGGAGGTGCTGCCCATCCCTCCGGAGACGTGGAAATTGTCGGCGGAGGGGACCGGTGGGACGATCGTGGACTCCGGCACGACGCTGAGCTACTTCGCGGATCCGGCCTACCAAGTGATCAAAGAGGCCTTCGTCGGCCAGGCGAAGGCGAAGTATCCGGTGGTGGACTTCCCGATATTGAGTCCTTGCTACAATGTGTCCGGCGTCGAGAAGGTCGAGATGCCGGGGTTCGCGATCCGGTTCGCGGACGGGGCGGTGTGGAACTTCCCAGTGGAGAATTACTTCATCCGGCTGGACCCGGAGGAGGTCGTCTGCCTCGCCATCCTTGGGACGCCGCGGTCGTCGCTGTCGATACTGGGCAATTACCTGCAGCAGAATTTCCATATCATGTATGACATGAACAAGTCCCGGTTGGGATTTGCGCCCATGAAGTGTGCTCAAGTGTAG
- the LOC105032196 gene encoding persulfide dioxygenase ETHE1 homolog, mitochondrial, with the protein MLLPRINHRLLLRHSPSPPSFVPFPSSSPSRFPSFPKTALPASKLVSGVMTAAMAVRPPKLLFRQLFEKESSTYTYLLADVAHPDKPALLIDPVDRTVDRDLSVVKDLGLKLIYAMNTHVHADHITGTGLIKDRVPGVKSIISKASNSKADLLIEAGNKICFGSLFLEVRATPGHTLGCVTYVTGDGPGQPHPRMAFTGDALLIRGCGRTDFQGGSSGELYQSVHSQIFTLPKDTLVYPAHDYKGFTVSTVGEEMLYNPRLTKDEETFKSIMENLNLPYPKMIDVAVPANMVCGLQDRVVKA; encoded by the exons ATGCTACTGCCTCGTATTAATCACCGCCTCCTCCTCCGCCACTCTCCCTCTCCTCCGTCCTTCGTTCCCTtcccctcctcctctccttcgAGGTTTCCGTCCTTTCCTAAGACCGCGTTGCCGGCATCCAAGCTTGTGTCCGGAGTAATGACGGCGGCAATGGCGGTGCGGCCACCGAAGCTCCTCTTCCGCCAGCTGTTCGAGAAGGAGTCCTCCACCTATACCTACCTTCTCGCGGACGTCGCCCATCCCGACAAGCCCGCTCTG TTGATTGATCCGGTGGATAGAACAGTTGACAGAGATCTTTCCGTTGTTAAAGACCTGGGGTTGAAGCTCATTTATGCCATGAATACTCATGTCCATGCTGATCATATCACAGGAACAGGCTTGATAAAG GATAGGGTGCCTGGTGTGAAGTCCATTATTTCCAAAGCTAGCAATTCAAAAGCAGATCTTTTAATAGAAGCTGGGAATAAAATATGTTTTGGCAGTCTGTTCCTGGAG GTGCGAGCTACTCCTGGTCATACTTTGGGTTGTGTTACATATGTAACAGGAGATGGGCCTGGTCAACCTCATCCTAGGATGGCATTCACTGGTGATGCATTGCTTATACGTGGCTGTGGAAGGACAGATTTTCAG GGAGGGAGTTCTGGTGAGCTCTACCAATCAGTGCATTCACAG ATATTTACATTGCCAAAGGACACTTTGGTGTATCCTGCTCATGACTACAAAGGTTTCACT GTTAGTACAGTTGGAGAAGAGATGCTCTATAATCCTCGTCTGACAAAAGATGAG GAAACATTCAAGAGTATTATGGAAA ATCTGAACTTGCCATATCCAAAAATGATTGACGTAGCAGTGCCTGCAAATATGGTCTGTGGACTGCAAGATCGGGTGGTAAAGGCCTAA